In Streptomyces nojiriensis, the sequence GGACCCCGCGATCGCCGAGAAGCTGCGCGGCGCGGACGTCGTGGTCCACCTCGCGCTGGACCTCGACCTGGAGACCGACCCGGCCGCCCGCACGGCGTACAACGTGCGCGGCACCCAGACCGTCCTGACGGCCGCCGCCGCGGCCGGCGTGCACCGCGTCGTGCTCTGCACCTCGGCGATGGTCTACGGGGCCCTGCCGGACAACGACATCCCGCTGTCCGAGGACTCCGAGCTGCGGGCCACCGCCGAGGCGACCGGCGTCGGCGACCTGCTGGAGATCGAGCGCCTCGGCCGCCGGGCCCCGCGCGCGCACCCCGGACTGAACGTCACCGTGATCCGTCCGGCCGTCCTGGTCGGCGGCACCGACACCGCCCTGACCCGGTACTTCGAGTCCCCGCGGCTGCTCGTCGTGGCGGGATCCCGCCCCACCTGGCAGTTCTGCCACGTGGACGACCTGGTCAGCGCCCTGGAGTACGCGGCCCTGGAGAAGGTCGAGGGCGAGCTGGCCGTGGGCTGCGAGGGGTGGCTGGAGCAGGAGGAGGTCGAGGAGCTGAGCGGCATCCGCCGCATGGAGCTCCCCTCCGCGGTCGCCCTGGGAGCGGCGGCCCGGCTGCACCGGATCGGTCTGACCCCGTCCCCGGCCGGGGACCTCGCCTACACGATGCACCCGTGGGTGGTCAGCGTCAGCGGGCTGCACGCGGCGGGCTGGCGGCCGCGCTGGACCAACGAGGAGGTGCTCGCCGAGCTGCTCCAGGAGGTCTCGGGCCGCCACACGGTCGCGGGCCGCCGGCTGGGCCGCAGGGACGCCGCCACGGCCGCCGGTGCGGCGGGCGCGACGGTGGCGCTGCTGGGCGCGGCCGCCGCCGTCCGCCTGGCACGCAAGCGCCGCGGGATCTGACCGGCCCCCGCCCCGGCTCCGGCGCCGCGCACGCCGTCCGGCCGGGCGGACCGCAGGGTTCCGCGGGTCCGCCCTGTAGGAGGCTCCCAAGGCGGCGCCCGCGCCCCGGGCGAATCTGCTATTTCGCCGTGTCAGCGGCTAGGGCACGATGAGGGCATGGCACCGCACTTCGACCACCCCGGTGAGCAGGCCGCTTCGGACCCGATCCGGCTGCTCCAGATCCGCGAGACCGCCCTGTCGATCGACGAGGTCTTCCAGGCCGTCGGCGACGACGCGTCGGGCGGTACGACGCTCTTCGTCGGCACGGTGCGCAACCACGACGGCGGGGCGGACGTCGACTCGCTCGGCTACTCCTGCCACCCGACCGCCGAGGCCGAGATGCGCCGCGTGGCCGAGCGCGTCGTGGCCAAGTTCCCGGTCCGCGCCCTGGCGGCCGTGCACCGCGTCGGCGACCTGGCCGTGGGCGACCTGGCCGTCGTCGTCGCCGTGTCCTGCCCGCACCGGGGCGAGGCCTTCGAGGCCGCCCGGATGCTGATCGACGACCTCAAGCACGAGGTCCCGATCTGGAAGCACCAGACGTTCAGCGACGGCACCGAGGAGTGGGTCGGCGCCTGCTGAGGCTCCGGCTACGCAGGCCCGCCGGGAGGAGTCCGGCCTTCAAGGAGGGCGTCGTTCAGCGACGGCACCGAGGAGTGGGTCGGCGCCTGCTGAGGCTCCGGCCGCGCAGGCCCGCCGGGAGGAGTCCGGCACGGCCGGGCGAAGCCCGTGAGGCGCTCCGGCGCCGACTGAACCCCCGGTCACGGAACGCCACCCGGAAGGCGGTAGCCTCGCACCCGTTCGGCCGCGCAACACGCCCTCGATTTGCGTAACCCCCCCATGGGCACGAGCGTTGAAGCCACCAACGAAACGTACTTCGGGGTAGGGAGGCACGCCCATGGCGTCTTTGGCGTGGTTGCTGATTCCGCTGTTCGCCGCGATCGGAGCGGCGATATGGGGCAGCTGGGCGGCACGCGACCGCACACAGGGTGACATATCCGAGCTCGCGGGTTATGCCCGGTTCCGGGAAGCCATGGCCAACGCCGATCAGGCGAGGGTGAAGGCCGACGCCCATTCCTCCTCGTCCGCCCACTCCGCCTCCGACGCCGTCTGAGGCGTCCGCCGCCGTTCGACGCTCCGCGTCCGTCCCGCTCCGGTCCGCCGCCGTCGGTGAGATTCCGCTGAGAGTTTCGCGTGCGGACCCCGTACGGACCGGCCCCGAGGGCCGCCCGCCAGGGCCGTCCCGTACTGTCGGATCCATGCCACGCCGCACCGCGACGATGCTCGCTTCCACCCTGGTGCTGTTCGCGCTGCTCTGCGCAGGGGTGTTCATCAAGGTCCCGTACTCCGAGATGAGCCCCGGCCCGACGGTGAACACGCTCGGGGACTCGCACGGCGCGCCCGTCCTCAACATCGCCGGACGCAAGACGTACCCGACCAGCGGTCACCTCAACATGACCACGGTCCGCGTCACCGGTGCGGACTACGACATGAGCCTGGTGGAAGCGGTCTACGGCTGGCTGGCCGGCGACAACATCGTCGTCCCGCACGAGAACCTCTACCCGAACGGGAAGACGGAGGCGGAGTCCACCCAGGAGAACGCCGAGGAGTTCAGCCAGTCGCAGCAGAGCGCCAAGGTGGCGGCCCTGAAGCAGCTCGGCATCCCGGTCACCGCCCGGGTGATCGTCTCCACCGTGGTCAAGGACAGCCCCGCCGAGGGCCGGCTGCACGCCGGGGACGTGATCAAGGCCGTGGACGGCACCGCCGTCACCGCACCCGAGGACGTGGCCAAGCTCGTCACCAAGCACAAGCCGGGCGAGCCGGTGGAGTTCACGATCGTGCCCGCCAAGGAGGCGACCGAGGCGGCGAAGGCCGGCAACAACGACCCCGCCACCTCGAAGCTGACAATCACCGCGGGCAAGGCGGAGGGCGACGGTCACGCCATCGTCGGCATCCGGGCCGGCACCGACCACACCTTCCCGTTCACGATCGACATCAAGCTCGCCGACGTCGGCGGCCCGAGCGCCGGGCTGATGTTCGCCCTCGGCATCGTCGACAAGCTCACCCCGGAGGACCTGACCGGCGGGAAGTTCGTCGCGGGCACCGGCACCATCGACGACGCGGGCAAGGTCGGCCCCATCGGCGGCATCCAGATGAAGACCATCGGCGCCCGCAAGGCCGGTGCCGAGTACTTCCTGACGCCCGCCGAGAACTGCGCCTCCGCGGCCTCCCACACCCCCGACGGGCTGACCCTGGTCAAGGTGTCCACCATCGACGACGCCACGAAGGCACTGGAGAAGATCAGCAAGGGGGACACGGCCGGGCTGCCGCGGTGCACGCGCTAACCCCGACCGTTCCGTCCCCCTGACGGGCAAGGCTTACGAGAAGGTCGCCGCCAGGGCCTCCGCGAGGCCGGGGACCAGGCCCGCACCGGTGAGGACCTCCGTCGAGGAGTCCTTCTCGCGCAGTCGTACGGCCGACTCGCGCGATCCGTCGCGCAGCACGGCCACGGTGAGGCGCACCTCCTGCCGCTCCGGGTGCCCGGCGACCCACTTCGCGAGCTGCTTGTCGTTCAGCCCCTCCGGTACGGAGGCCTCCGCGGACGGCGGCAGCATCAGCCGCTCCACCGTGAGGGCACAGCCGACGACGGCGTCGGGCCAGGCGATGGTGCCGAGGAACTTGTCGAGCGGCGTCCCCTTCGGGACCTCGTCCTGCTCGATGGGGGTGAGGGAGGACTTGCCGGCGTCGTCCTGGTCGAGACCGAGCTGGCTCGCCAGCCGCGGCTCCTGCTTCTTGAGCCGGGCGGTGTCGACGAGGGCGAAGAGCCGCGCGGGCTTGTCCCAGCCGAGGCCGGCCGCGTACTCGTCGATCTCGAGGCAGGCGCGGGTGAGCGGGCCGGCCGCCATGGGGGTGCCGGGGGAAGGTGAAAGGTTGGACATGGGCAACATCCTGCCTCCTTTCCATCGATTACCGGGAACTGACCGAAGCCTCAGTAAGTTGCATGAGTGGGCCCTACGATCGGGGGCCCGTTCATTACCAGACTCAGCTTTCGAGGTGCGCACCTTGGCTTTCCAGATGCCGGACCGCGGCGGAGGCCCTTCCGGGCCACGGATGAGAGTCGGCCGCCCCTCCCGGCGGGCGAGAACTCTCCTCATGACCTTGGGCGTACTGGCCGTCCTGGCCATGCTCTTCATCATGTTCGCGGGCTTCTGGACTGACTGGCTCTGGTTCCGCTCCGTGAAGTACTCCACCGTCTTCACCACCACCCTGTGGACCAAGATCGGCCTCTTCGCCGTCTTCGGTCTGCTGATGGCCGGTGCGGTCGGGCTGAACATCTGGCTGGCCTATCGGCTGCGGCCGCCGCTCAGCGCGATGTCGATGGAGCAGCAGAGCCTCGACCGCTACCGGATGAGCATCGCCCCGTACAAGAAGTGGCTGCTGCTGGGCATCGCCGTGCTCGTCGGCCTGATCGCGGGCGCTTCGGCGGCCGGCCAGTGGAAGACCTGGCTCATGTACGTGAACGGCGTGCCCTTCGGTTCGAAGGACCCGCAGTTCCACATGGACGTGTCCTTCTACACCTTCGACCTGCCCTGGTACCGCTTCCTGCTCGGCTTCGGCTTCGCCGCCGTCGTGCTGTCGGTGATCGCCGCGGCCGTCGTGCACTACCTGTACGGCGGACTGCGCGTGACCAGCCCGGGTGCACGGGCCACCGCCGCCGCCACCGGGCACCTCTCGGTGCTGCTCGGCCTCTTCGTCACGCTCAAGGCGGTCGCCTACTGGCTCGACCGGTACGGGCTCGCCGTGAAGTCCAGCGACTTCAAGGCCGCCGACAACTGGACGGGCCTGCGCTACGTCGACGCCAACGCCTACCTGCCGGCGAAGACGATCCTCGTCGCCATCGCCGCGATCTGCGCCGTGCTGTTCTTCGCGACGCTGTGGCGCCGCACCTGGCAGCTCCCGGTCATCGGCTTCGGCCTGATGGTGCTCTCGGCGATCCTGATCGGCGGGCTCTACCCGGCGATCGTGCAGAAGTTCCAGGTCCAGCCGAACGAGCAGGCCAAGGAATCCCCGTACGTCCAGAAGAACATCAAGGCCACGCGCGACGCCTACGGCATCGCCGGCTCGGAGGTCACGGACTACCCGGGCGTCCCGCAGACGGAGGACCGGGGCAAGCTGCGGCCGCAGGCCGACACCACGGCCAGCATCCGCATCCTCGACCCGAACATCGTCTCGCCGGCCTTCCAGCAGCTCCAGCAGGTCAAGGGCTACTACGCCTTCCCGTCCACGCTCGCCGTGGACCGGTACAGCGGCCAGGACACGGTCATCGGGCTGCGCGAGCTGAACATCGGCGGCATCCCGAAGAACAACTGGATCAACGACCACTTCAAGTACACGCACGGTTACGGCGTGGTCGCGGCCAAGGGCACCACCGTGAAGGAGGGCGCTCCCGACTTCACCCAGTCCGACCTGCCCTCCAAGGGTGTGTTCGGCACGGACTTCGAGCAGCGCATCTACTACGGCGAGCAGACGAAGCAGTACTCGATCGTCGGCGGTCCGCAGAAGGAGCTCGACTACTCGGACGACAAGGGCGAGAAGGAGACGAGCTACAAGGGCGACTCCGGCGTCAATCTCGACAACCCGGTCAACCGGGCCGCCTACGCGCTCACCTTCAACGAGCCGCAGATCCTCTACTCGGGCGCCATCGGCGACGGCTCGCGGATCCTCTACAACCGCACGCCCAAGCAGCGCGTCGAGGCCGTCGCCCCGTGGCTGACCATCGACGGTGCGCCCTACCCGGCCGTGATCGACGGCCGGATCAAGTGGATCGTCGACGCGTACACGACCACCAACGGCTACCCGTACGCCTCGCGCACCACGCTGGGCCAGAGCACCGCGGACTCGCTGACCAACAGCCAGCGCGCGGTGGTCGCCCAGGAGAACCAGGTCAACTACATCCGCAACTCGGTCAAGGCCACCGTCGACGCGTACGACGGCTCGGTGGACCTGTACCAGTGGGACACCCAGGACCCGGTCCTGAAGACCTGGATGAAGGCGTTCCCGGGCACGGTCAAGCCCAAGGCCGACATCGCCAAGCCGCTCATGGAACACCTCCGGTACCCGCAGGACCTCTTCAAGGTCCAGCGCGAGCTGCTGACCCGGTACCACGTCACCGACCCGCAGACCTTCCTCAGCGGCAGTGAGGCGTGGGCGGTCCCGGACGACCCGACGACCAAGGCCGGTACGGCCGTTCCGCCGTACTACCTGTCGATGAAGATGCCGGGCCAGAAGGAGAAGGACCAGGTCTTCTCGCTCACTACGACGTTCACGCCGAACGAGCGGCCCAACCTGAGCGCCTTCATGGCGGTCAACGCCGATCCGGGCACCCCGGACTACGGCAAGATCCGCATTCTGAAGATGCCGACGAGCAAGCCGCCGGACGGCCCCGGCCAGGTGCAGAGCAAGTTCCAGTCGGAGCCGAAGATCGCCGAGTCCATCCGCCTGCTGCGCGGTGGCGACTCGGAGATCGAGTACGGCAACCTGCTCGCGGTGCCGCTCGACGGCGGGATGCTCTACGTGGAGCCGGTCTACGTCCGCAGCTCCGGCCTGAAGTACCCGCTGCTGCGCAAGGTGCTGGTGACCTACGGCAACCAGACCGCCTTCGAGGACACCCTCGAGAAGGCGCTGAACGTGGTCTTCGGGGCCGAGGCGCCGACCGTTCCGGTACCCCCGGCGCAGCCGCCCGGCGAGGGCACCGTCACGCCGCCAACCGCCCAGGACCCGACGGTCAAGGCGGCTCTCGGTGACGCGCAGAAGGCCATCGAGGATGCCGAGAAGGCCCGGCAGGCCGGCGACTGGGCGGCCTTCGGCAAGGCCCAGGACGAGATCAAGGCGGCGCTGAAGCGGGCGATCGAGGCCGAGGCGAAGCTGACGACACCCACCCCGTCCGGCCAATGATCACTGGGTAATGGTTCCACCCCGCGTCGTGATACGGTGGTTTCACCGACGCGGGGTGGAGCAGCTCGGTAGCTCGCTGGGCTCATAACCCAGAGGTCGCAGGTTCAAATCCTGTCCCCGCTACTGAAGATGAAGGCCCGGATCCATGGGATCCGGGCCTTCGTCATGTCCGGGACGGACACGCGGTAACCGGGGAGGGTGACTTGTGGGTGGAGCGTGTTTGACTTACCCCACTGTGGGCATGTCGACAAAACGCTGTAGTGACCTCACTGGCTGCGACATACCAGGTGTACGCGGGTAGCAGGTGATGCGACGATGGGATTTATGGGGGACAGGTCAACTCTGCTGGAGACAGGGCGGTTTGTGAGGGCGGAGTCCGGGACGGACACAGAGGCCGAGGGGGCGGCTCCGGTCGCCGACGCGCAGATCGCACTGACCGATGCGGACTTCTTGGACAAGCACAGCGCGGAGGAGATTTTCGCCGAGACCGACGCGGCGAGCGACGCCGAGCTCGAAGCCCGGCACCGGGCGGCCGCCGACAAGGGCGACCCCGGAGCCATGAGCGTGCTCGGCGCGCTGCTGCTGCGCCGCGGCGACCTCGACGGCGCCGAACCGTACCTGAGGGGAGCCACCGGGGAAGGGGACCGCGCCGCCGCGAACAACCTCGGCGTGCTGCTCCACCAGCGGGGCTACCCCGAGGATGCGGCCGGCTGGTGGCGGGTCGCCGCCGTCGCCGGATCCGCCCCCGCCGCGCACGCCCTGGGCCGCTACTTCCGCGAGCGCGGGGACGAGCCCGCCGCCGAGTACTGGATGCGGCAGGCGGCCGAGTCCGGCCACGCGCTGGGCGCGTACGGGCTGGCCGACCTGCTGGAGCACCGCGGGGACAAGGGCGTCGAGCGGTGGTTCCGCGCCGCTGCCGAACAGGGGCACCGCGAAGCCGCGTACCGGCTGGCGAGGCACCTGCGCAAGGGCGACCCCACCGAGGCCGAGCAGTGGTACCGGCAGGCGGCCGCGCGCGGGCACCGGCGCGCCGCCCTGCACCTGGGCGCCCTGCTGGAGGCGCGCGGCGAGCTCAAGGAGGCCGGACGCTGGTACCTGACCTCCGCCAAGCAGGGCGAGGCCCGGGCCGCGTGCGCGCTCGGCTTCCTGCTGCGCGACGCCGGCGACGAGGAGAGCGCCGCCGTGTGGTGGCACCGGGCGGCGCAGGACGGCGACGGCAACGCCGCCAACGCGCTGGGCGCGCTGCACGCCGCACGCGGCGAGACCCAGACCGCGGAGCGCTGGTACCGGACCGCCATGGATGCGGGCGACCAAAACGGGGCGTACAACCTTGCTCTGCTGTGCGTCGCACAGGACCGGACCGCGCAGGCCGAGCAGTGGTACCGGCGGGCCGCCTACGCCGGGCACCGCGAGGCGGCCAACGCGCTGGCGATCATGCTGCTCCAGGTCGGGGACGCCGCGGGCGCCGAGCCGTGGTTCTCCAAGGCCGCCGAGGCGGGCAGCGTCGACGCCGCGTTCAACCTCGGGATCCTGTTCGCCAGCCGCGACGAGGACCGGACGGCGCTGAAGTGGTACGAGCGGGCCGCGTCGGCCGGTCACACCGACGCGGCGCTGCAGGTCGGCATCGCGCTCGTGCGGGACGGCGAGGACCGGGCGGCCGAGCGGCACCTGCGCTGCGCGGCGGGCGGCGGCAGCGCGGAGGCGGCGTTCCGCCTGGCCGCGCTGCTGGAGTCGCTGGCCCCGCCGCCGGAGCCGGTGGCCCTGGGCGAGCCCGTGGGCGGCGCCCCGCGCACCGAGAGCGAGGAGTGGTACGAGCGGGCCGCCGAGCTGGGGCACCGCCGGGCCCAGGTGCGGGTCGGCATGCTGGCCGCCGCCCGCGGCGACCTGGCCGTCGCCGCGCGCTGGTACCGGGAGGCGGCCGAGGCCGGCTCCCGCAACGGCGCCTTCAACCTCGGGCTGCTGCTGGCCCGCGAGGGGAACGAGCCGGAGGCCGCCCTGTGGTGGACCCGCGCTGCGGTGGCCGGCCACGGCCGCGCCGCCCTGCGCCTCGGCCTGCTGGCGGCCCGCCACGGGGACCTCGCGGAGGGCCAGAAGTGGTGCGTGCGGGCCATGGAACTGGGCCCGGCCGAGGTCTCGGAACGCGCGGCCCGGCTCCGCGAGGCCCTGGCCGAGGAACTCTCGGCCTGAGGCCCGGCGGGGCGCCCGCTCCGGCTCCTAGCGGTAGAGCCAGGAGGTGGAGCGGGAGTAGACGTGCCGGAAGGCGATCGGCATCAGCAGGTCGTTGACCCGGCGCCGCACCGTGCCCGGGGTCTTCGCGTCGCGGTTCGTCGCCGCGGCCCGGGTCATCCGGGCCACCCGGGGGCGGCGCAGCCGGGTGTACTCGGCCAGGGCCGCCTCCACGCCCGGAACCGACGCGACGCACCGGGCCAGGGCCACCGCGTCCTCGATCGCCATCGACGCGCCCTGCCCGGCCCCGACCGGGTGGGCCGCGTCGCCGATCAGGACGGTGCGCCCGTCGTGCCAGACGGGCACGTCCGCCAGCCGGTGCATCGGCATCGGCCGGTCGACGCGGGTGGCCGCCCGGATCAGGGACAGCGGCAGCTCCTCCTTGCCGTACAGCTCCGCCAGGCGGGCCCGGGTGGCCTCCGCCGGGTCCGGGGGCTCCGGGGCCGGCACCTGGGCCGACCACCAGACCGTGCCGTCCGCCGCCGGGACGCACAGGAACGCCCCCCGCCGGCCGAAGACGAAGTGGTAGGTGCCGGGGGTGAGGTGCACGCCTTCGGAGACCCCCGACACGCAGTAGAGCCCCGCGTACCGCACCTGTGGCGCCGCCGGGTCCAGCGCCGAGCGGGTGGCGGACCAGATGCCGTCGGCCGCCACCACCAGGTCCGCGTCCAGGTCCGCCGGGTCCACCCGCCGCCCCGTCTCGATCCGGGCTCCGGCCCGGACCGCCTCGGTGCGCAGCACCTCCACCAGCCGCCCGCGCAGCAGCGTCGTGCTGTGCAGGCTGTCCGAGGCGAGCCGGCCGCGCGGCACCTCCCCGAGGAGCTTGCCCGACGCGGACCACATCCGCTGCAGGGCGACCGGGAACCCGGCGGCCTGTACCTGCGGGAGGCAGCCCAGGGCCTCCAGCCCCCGCAGCCCGTTGACGGCGAGGCTGAGGTACGAGCCCACCTGCCCGGCCGGATCCTCGTACGCCTCGTGGATCGTGACCTCCGCGCCGGTCGCGCGGCGCAGGGCGATCGCGCTCGCCGATCCGGCGACTCCGCCCCCGATGACTGACACACGCATGCCCGACCTCTTTCGCTGAATTCACATTCACTGAACTCTGATTCGGTGAAACTCGGTTCAGTATGATGAGGCGCGGAAGACGGCGTCAAGTGGGAACGGGGATCGCGGTGGGAGTGCGCAAGGAGCGGGCGGCAGGCACGGAGGCGGCGCTCAAGGAGGCGGCGCGGGCGCTCTTCCTGGAGCGCGGCTACGCGCAGACGAAGATCACCGACATCACCAAGGCCGCCGGCCGGTCCACC encodes:
- a CDS encoding molybdenum cofactor biosynthesis protein MoaE, whose product is MAPHFDHPGEQAASDPIRLLQIRETALSIDEVFQAVGDDASGGTTLFVGTVRNHDGGADVDSLGYSCHPTAEAEMRRVAERVVAKFPVRALAAVHRVGDLAVGDLAVVVAVSCPHRGEAFEAARMLIDDLKHEVPIWKHQTFSDGTEEWVGAC
- a CDS encoding SDR family oxidoreductase, which codes for MHDDENSSEHGDGAPGVRQPRNPEGIRRRSPVIAVTGAASGVGAALVSRLAASDEVKQVVAIDERRGDCAAAQWHILDVRDPAIAEKLRGADVVVHLALDLDLETDPAARTAYNVRGTQTVLTAAAAAGVHRVVLCTSAMVYGALPDNDIPLSEDSELRATAEATGVGDLLEIERLGRRAPRAHPGLNVTVIRPAVLVGGTDTALTRYFESPRLLVVAGSRPTWQFCHVDDLVSALEYAALEKVEGELAVGCEGWLEQEEVEELSGIRRMELPSAVALGAAARLHRIGLTPSPAGDLAYTMHPWVVSVSGLHAAGWRPRWTNEEVLAELLQEVSGRHTVAGRRLGRRDAATAAGAAGATVALLGAAAAVRLARKRRGI
- a CDS encoding tetratricopeptide repeat protein, with product MGFMGDRSTLLETGRFVRAESGTDTEAEGAAPVADAQIALTDADFLDKHSAEEIFAETDAASDAELEARHRAAADKGDPGAMSVLGALLLRRGDLDGAEPYLRGATGEGDRAAANNLGVLLHQRGYPEDAAGWWRVAAVAGSAPAAHALGRYFRERGDEPAAEYWMRQAAESGHALGAYGLADLLEHRGDKGVERWFRAAAEQGHREAAYRLARHLRKGDPTEAEQWYRQAAARGHRRAALHLGALLEARGELKEAGRWYLTSAKQGEARAACALGFLLRDAGDEESAAVWWHRAAQDGDGNAANALGALHAARGETQTAERWYRTAMDAGDQNGAYNLALLCVAQDRTAQAEQWYRRAAYAGHREAANALAIMLLQVGDAAGAEPWFSKAAEAGSVDAAFNLGILFASRDEDRTALKWYERAASAGHTDAALQVGIALVRDGEDRAAERHLRCAAGGGSAEAAFRLAALLESLAPPPEPVALGEPVGGAPRTESEEWYERAAELGHRRAQVRVGMLAAARGDLAVAARWYREAAEAGSRNGAFNLGLLLAREGNEPEAALWWTRAAVAGHGRAALRLGLLAARHGDLAEGQKWCVRAMELGPAEVSERAARLREALAEELSA
- a CDS encoding FAD-dependent monooxygenase: MRVSVIGGGVAGSASAIALRRATGAEVTIHEAYEDPAGQVGSYLSLAVNGLRGLEALGCLPQVQAAGFPVALQRMWSASGKLLGEVPRGRLASDSLHSTTLLRGRLVEVLRTEAVRAGARIETGRRVDPADLDADLVVAADGIWSATRSALDPAAPQVRYAGLYCVSGVSEGVHLTPGTYHFVFGRRGAFLCVPAADGTVWWSAQVPAPEPPDPAEATRARLAELYGKEELPLSLIRAATRVDRPMPMHRLADVPVWHDGRTVLIGDAAHPVGAGQGASMAIEDAVALARCVASVPGVEAALAEYTRLRRPRVARMTRAAATNRDAKTPGTVRRRVNDLLMPIAFRHVYSRSTSWLYR
- a CDS encoding PPA1309 family protein; the encoded protein is MLPMSNLSPSPGTPMAAGPLTRACLEIDEYAAGLGWDKPARLFALVDTARLKKQEPRLASQLGLDQDDAGKSSLTPIEQDEVPKGTPLDKFLGTIAWPDAVVGCALTVERLMLPPSAEASVPEGLNDKQLAKWVAGHPERQEVRLTVAVLRDGSRESAVRLREKDSSTEVLTGAGLVPGLAEALAATFS
- a CDS encoding YlbL family protein, with protein sequence MPRRTATMLASTLVLFALLCAGVFIKVPYSEMSPGPTVNTLGDSHGAPVLNIAGRKTYPTSGHLNMTTVRVTGADYDMSLVEAVYGWLAGDNIVVPHENLYPNGKTEAESTQENAEEFSQSQQSAKVAALKQLGIPVTARVIVSTVVKDSPAEGRLHAGDVIKAVDGTAVTAPEDVAKLVTKHKPGEPVEFTIVPAKEATEAAKAGNNDPATSKLTITAGKAEGDGHAIVGIRAGTDHTFPFTIDIKLADVGGPSAGLMFALGIVDKLTPEDLTGGKFVAGTGTIDDAGKVGPIGGIQMKTIGARKAGAEYFLTPAENCASAASHTPDGLTLVKVSTIDDATKALEKISKGDTAGLPRCTR
- a CDS encoding UPF0182 family protein, translating into MPDRGGGPSGPRMRVGRPSRRARTLLMTLGVLAVLAMLFIMFAGFWTDWLWFRSVKYSTVFTTTLWTKIGLFAVFGLLMAGAVGLNIWLAYRLRPPLSAMSMEQQSLDRYRMSIAPYKKWLLLGIAVLVGLIAGASAAGQWKTWLMYVNGVPFGSKDPQFHMDVSFYTFDLPWYRFLLGFGFAAVVLSVIAAAVVHYLYGGLRVTSPGARATAAATGHLSVLLGLFVTLKAVAYWLDRYGLAVKSSDFKAADNWTGLRYVDANAYLPAKTILVAIAAICAVLFFATLWRRTWQLPVIGFGLMVLSAILIGGLYPAIVQKFQVQPNEQAKESPYVQKNIKATRDAYGIAGSEVTDYPGVPQTEDRGKLRPQADTTASIRILDPNIVSPAFQQLQQVKGYYAFPSTLAVDRYSGQDTVIGLRELNIGGIPKNNWINDHFKYTHGYGVVAAKGTTVKEGAPDFTQSDLPSKGVFGTDFEQRIYYGEQTKQYSIVGGPQKELDYSDDKGEKETSYKGDSGVNLDNPVNRAAYALTFNEPQILYSGAIGDGSRILYNRTPKQRVEAVAPWLTIDGAPYPAVIDGRIKWIVDAYTTTNGYPYASRTTLGQSTADSLTNSQRAVVAQENQVNYIRNSVKATVDAYDGSVDLYQWDTQDPVLKTWMKAFPGTVKPKADIAKPLMEHLRYPQDLFKVQRELLTRYHVTDPQTFLSGSEAWAVPDDPTTKAGTAVPPYYLSMKMPGQKEKDQVFSLTTTFTPNERPNLSAFMAVNADPGTPDYGKIRILKMPTSKPPDGPGQVQSKFQSEPKIAESIRLLRGGDSEIEYGNLLAVPLDGGMLYVEPVYVRSSGLKYPLLRKVLVTYGNQTAFEDTLEKALNVVFGAEAPTVPVPPAQPPGEGTVTPPTAQDPTVKAALGDAQKAIEDAEKARQAGDWAAFGKAQDEIKAALKRAIEAEAKLTTPTPSGQ